One Shewanella sp. MR-4 DNA window includes the following coding sequences:
- a CDS encoding flagellar motor protein MotB gives MAKCNCPPPGAPLWLATFADLMSLLMCFFVLLLSFSEMDVMKFKQIAGSMKYAFGVQNKVEVKDIPKGTSVIALEFRPGRPDPTPIEIINQQTNEMTEPVLDYQAGEDDSAGGVQQQNGSQRGGEASATAQETADAVKAEAAAAQDKINQQVKKMAQELNNEITDGAIEIESLGQQIIIRIREKGSFASGSGFLQPRFKPVVRSVGELLKDVPGIITVSGYTDDMQISDELYSSNWDLSSKRAVAVADVLLQVKGFDPKRMKVVGMASNNPIVPNDSPENRARNRRVEIAIEQGKAKESEEIQVGK, from the coding sequence ATGGCTAAGTGCAACTGTCCACCGCCCGGAGCGCCGCTCTGGTTGGCAACATTTGCCGATTTGATGTCCCTCTTGATGTGTTTCTTCGTGCTGCTGCTGTCATTCTCCGAAATGGACGTGATGAAGTTTAAGCAGATTGCAGGCTCGATGAAGTATGCCTTCGGGGTGCAAAATAAGGTCGAAGTCAAAGATATTCCTAAGGGGACGTCTGTGATTGCTTTGGAGTTTCGTCCTGGCCGCCCCGATCCCACGCCGATTGAAATCATTAACCAACAAACCAATGAAATGACTGAACCCGTTTTGGATTATCAAGCGGGCGAAGACGATAGCGCGGGTGGTGTGCAGCAGCAAAATGGTTCGCAGCGGGGCGGTGAAGCCTCGGCGACGGCGCAAGAAACGGCGGATGCGGTAAAAGCCGAAGCCGCAGCGGCGCAGGATAAAATCAATCAGCAAGTGAAGAAAATGGCACAGGAACTCAATAATGAGATCACCGATGGGGCGATCGAAATTGAGTCACTTGGGCAGCAAATCATTATCCGTATCCGTGAGAAGGGCTCATTTGCCTCAGGATCTGGCTTCCTGCAGCCGCGATTTAAACCCGTGGTGCGCTCGGTCGGTGAATTGCTAAAAGATGTGCCGGGGATCATCACGGTATCGGGTTACACCGATGATATGCAGATAAGCGATGAGCTTTATAGCTCGAACTGGGATCTCTCCAGCAAACGCGCTGTGGCGGTGGCAGATGTGCTGCTGCAAGTGAAGGGCTTCGATCCTAAGCGGATGAAAGTGGTCGGTATGGCGTCGAATAATCCAATCGTGCCTAATGACTCACCTGAAAACCGCGCACGAAATCGTCGTGTTGAGATTGCCATTGAACAGGGTAAAGCCAAAGAATCCGAAGAAATTCAAGTAGGTAAATAG
- the pomA gene encoding flagellar motor protein PomA has product MDLATVIGLVGGFGFILWAMMTSGGIAIFIDVPSIFIVFGGSFFVVMMKFNLKQFFGAVKIAIKAFMFKIDKPEDLIEQSVTMADAARKGGFLALEEAQISNSFMQKAVDMLVDGHDGEVVRAALEKDIALTEERHRNGIAIFRAFGDVGPAMGMIGTLVGLVAMLSNMSDPKSIGPSMAVALLTTLYGAVVANMVAIPIADKLTLRMGEEMLNRNLIMDAVLAIQDGQNPRVIEGFLKNYLAEKQRKIDTTDGE; this is encoded by the coding sequence GTGGATTTAGCTACAGTTATAGGACTAGTCGGGGGCTTTGGTTTTATCCTTTGGGCTATGATGACCAGCGGCGGCATTGCAATTTTTATCGACGTGCCCTCTATCTTCATCGTATTTGGTGGTTCTTTCTTCGTCGTCATGATGAAATTCAATCTGAAACAGTTTTTCGGTGCGGTAAAAATCGCCATCAAAGCCTTTATGTTTAAGATTGATAAGCCTGAAGATCTTATCGAGCAGTCCGTGACTATGGCGGACGCCGCCCGTAAAGGCGGATTCCTAGCCCTCGAAGAAGCGCAAATTTCCAACAGTTTTATGCAAAAAGCCGTCGATATGTTGGTCGATGGTCACGATGGCGAAGTGGTGCGTGCCGCACTGGAAAAAGACATTGCCCTCACCGAAGAGCGCCACCGCAATGGGATTGCCATTTTTAGGGCCTTTGGTGACGTTGGCCCAGCTATGGGGATGATTGGTACCCTTGTGGGCTTGGTGGCCATGTTATCCAACATGTCAGATCCAAAATCGATTGGTCCCTCTATGGCGGTTGCCTTGTTAACCACATTGTATGGCGCCGTGGTGGCTAACATGGTAGCGATTCCTATCGCCGACAAACTCACCCTTCGCATGGGTGAAGAAATGCTTAACCGCAACCTGATTATGGATGCGGTATTAGCCATTCAAGATGGCCAAAACCCACGGGTAATTGAAGGTTTCTTAAAGAATTATCTTGCTGAAAAACAGCGGAAAATCGATACAACGGACGGAGAGTAG
- the xseB gene encoding exodeoxyribonuclease VII small subunit — protein sequence MAKKPENLSFEESLGELERIVAELEQGDVSLDDALKQFERGINLVRNSQAKLEQAQQKVAILLKQDENAPLSPYAVEGE from the coding sequence GTGGCGAAGAAACCCGAAAATCTCAGTTTTGAAGAATCCCTTGGTGAACTCGAGCGCATCGTTGCCGAATTAGAACAGGGCGATGTCTCTCTGGATGATGCGTTAAAACAATTTGAACGTGGCATCAATCTGGTGCGTAACAGCCAAGCAAAACTCGAGCAAGCTCAGCAAAAAGTGGCCATTTTACTCAAGCAGGATGAAAATGCGCCCCTCTCTCCCTATGCCGTTGAGGGCGAATAA
- the ispA gene encoding (2E,6E)-farnesyl diphosphate synthase, translating into MLVNAIKEYQLRVDDQLKQRFSTLEDTAPQLKAAMSHGALLGGKRIRPFLVYSVGQMFGVPLEKLDACAAAIECIHAYSLIHDDLPAMDDDDLRRGQPTVHIAFDEATAILAGDALQTLAFEIVTEAVTGISSEQHIAMVRALAKASGYRGMCGGQAIDLASTDKLIDLKALTQLHNMKTGALISCAVELALIAANAPKDEYQTMIEFAHAVGLAFQVQDDILDIIATTEELGKPQGSDAESNKSTFPQLLGLQGAKDTAAQLIQEALSALAKLPYNSQLIADFARYIIERRI; encoded by the coding sequence GTGTTAGTCAATGCAATAAAAGAATATCAACTACGGGTTGATGACCAATTAAAACAACGTTTCAGCACACTCGAAGACACTGCGCCACAATTAAAGGCCGCCATGAGCCACGGCGCACTGTTAGGTGGCAAGCGTATTCGTCCCTTTTTGGTTTACAGTGTGGGGCAAATGTTTGGCGTGCCGCTCGAAAAGCTCGATGCCTGCGCCGCCGCCATTGAATGTATTCATGCTTATTCGTTAATCCATGACGATTTACCCGCCATGGACGATGACGACCTTCGTCGTGGTCAGCCCACAGTGCATATCGCCTTCGATGAGGCGACCGCCATCCTTGCTGGGGATGCTCTGCAAACCTTAGCCTTTGAAATTGTTACCGAAGCAGTAACTGGGATCAGCAGCGAGCAACATATCGCTATGGTGAGAGCGCTGGCCAAAGCCTCGGGTTACCGTGGTATGTGTGGCGGCCAAGCGATTGACTTAGCCTCAACCGATAAGCTCATTGACCTTAAGGCCCTAACTCAACTCCACAATATGAAAACGGGCGCCCTTATCAGCTGCGCCGTTGAGTTAGCCTTGATTGCCGCTAATGCGCCAAAAGATGAATATCAGACTATGATAGAATTTGCCCATGCGGTAGGACTTGCCTTCCAAGTGCAAGACGATATTCTGGACATCATTGCCACCACGGAAGAACTCGGCAAACCCCAAGGCTCAGACGCCGAGTCCAATAAGAGTACTTTTCCGCAACTACTTGGACTGCAAGGCGCCAAAGATACCGCCGCGCAACTGATCCAAGAGGCACTATCAGCGCTGGCTAAATTGCCATACAATAGCCAGTTAATCGCAGACTTCGCCCGCTATATCATTGAGCGAAGAATATAA
- the dxs gene encoding 1-deoxy-D-xylulose-5-phosphate synthase: protein MSLDISQFPVLAQANTPNELRQLPQALLPQLADELREFLLKSVGMSSGHFASGLGTVELTVALHYVYNTPFDRLIWDVGHQAYPHKILTGRRDRMHTIRQKNGLHPFPWREESEYDTFSVGHSGTSISAALAMAVAAEKEQAGRKVVAVIGDGAMTGGMVFEAMNHAGDLHNDMLMVLNDNEMSISENVGALNNHLAQLMSGRLYTTIRESSKKVLKGMPVIKEMAKRTEEHLKGMVVPGTLFEELGFNYIGPIDGHDVDALVETLRNMRSLKGPQVLHIMTKKGRGYEPAEKDPIGWHAVPKFDPSQFKKPATKPGLPTFSQVFGKWLCDIAEQDEKVLGITPAMREGSGMVEFSQRFPKQYFDAAIAEQHAVTLGAGFACEGFKPVVAIYSTFLQRGYDQLIHDVALQRLPVLFAIDRGGIVGADGPTHQGAFDLSFMRCIPNMVIMAPSDENECRQMLYTGYCYDAGPSAVRYPRGSATGATQVEAMTALPIGKGVIKRLGKRIAMLNFGTTLAAALTAAESLDATVVDMRFVKPLDVDLVKEMAQTHDVLVTVEENAIMGGAGSGVLELLQKLKMPKPVLQIGLPDEFIKHGSPEEVTHDLQLDAEGMLAQINAFLAD from the coding sequence ATGAGTTTGGACATTTCACAGTTTCCCGTGTTGGCTCAGGCCAACACTCCTAATGAACTCCGCCAGCTTCCTCAGGCCCTGTTACCTCAATTGGCCGATGAGTTGCGGGAGTTTCTTCTTAAGTCCGTTGGCATGTCCAGCGGACATTTTGCCTCTGGACTCGGCACAGTCGAACTGACTGTTGCCCTGCATTATGTCTATAACACCCCGTTTGATCGTTTGATTTGGGACGTTGGCCACCAAGCCTATCCCCATAAAATCCTCACCGGTCGCCGCGACAGAATGCACACCATTAGGCAAAAGAACGGTTTACACCCTTTCCCTTGGCGGGAAGAAAGTGAATACGACACCTTTAGCGTCGGACACTCCGGAACATCCATCAGTGCCGCATTAGCCATGGCCGTTGCCGCCGAAAAAGAACAGGCTGGACGCAAAGTGGTCGCCGTCATTGGCGATGGCGCCATGACGGGCGGTATGGTGTTCGAGGCCATGAATCACGCGGGTGATTTGCACAACGATATGCTGATGGTGCTGAACGATAACGAAATGTCGATTTCAGAAAACGTCGGCGCGCTCAACAATCACTTAGCGCAGTTGATGTCGGGCCGCCTCTACACCACGATTCGTGAAAGCAGTAAGAAAGTGCTCAAGGGCATGCCGGTCATCAAAGAGATGGCCAAGCGCACCGAAGAACACCTTAAAGGCATGGTTGTACCTGGCACTCTGTTTGAAGAGTTAGGCTTTAACTATATCGGCCCGATCGATGGCCACGATGTCGATGCCTTAGTGGAAACCCTGCGTAATATGCGCTCTCTAAAGGGACCACAAGTGCTACACATCATGACCAAAAAAGGTCGTGGTTATGAACCGGCCGAAAAAGATCCTATCGGTTGGCACGCAGTACCTAAATTTGACCCGTCACAGTTTAAGAAGCCAGCCACTAAGCCGGGCCTGCCGACCTTCTCCCAAGTGTTTGGCAAATGGTTATGTGATATTGCCGAACAGGACGAAAAAGTCTTAGGCATTACCCCTGCCATGCGTGAAGGTTCTGGCATGGTGGAGTTTTCGCAGCGCTTCCCGAAACAATATTTCGATGCCGCCATTGCCGAGCAACATGCAGTGACCCTAGGGGCCGGATTTGCCTGTGAAGGCTTTAAGCCCGTGGTCGCCATTTACTCGACCTTCCTGCAACGGGGTTATGATCAACTGATCCACGATGTGGCACTGCAGCGCTTGCCTGTATTGTTCGCCATTGACCGTGGCGGTATCGTCGGTGCCGACGGCCCAACTCACCAAGGGGCATTCGATTTAAGCTTTATGCGCTGCATCCCGAATATGGTGATCATGGCGCCATCGGATGAAAATGAATGTCGCCAAATGCTCTATACCGGTTATTGCTATGATGCAGGTCCGAGCGCGGTGCGTTATCCAAGGGGCAGCGCCACTGGCGCGACTCAGGTAGAAGCCATGACGGCGCTGCCAATCGGTAAAGGCGTGATTAAGCGTTTAGGTAAACGTATCGCCATGCTGAACTTTGGTACCACCTTAGCCGCCGCCTTAACCGCCGCAGAAAGCTTAGACGCCACCGTCGTCGATATGCGCTTTGTGAAGCCATTAGATGTGGATTTGGTTAAAGAGATGGCGCAAACCCACGATGTGCTCGTGACAGTGGAAGAAAACGCCATTATGGGCGGCGCGGGCTCTGGTGTATTAGAACTGCTGCAAAAGCTTAAAATGCCCAAACCTGTGCTGCAAATCGGCCTACCCGATGAGTTTATTAAACATGGCTCTCCAGAAGAAGTGACCCATGATTTGCAACTCGATGCCGAAGGTATGTTAGCGCAAATTAATGCCTTTCTTGCCGATTGA
- the grpE gene encoding nucleotide exchange factor GrpE gives MSNESIKAEQDLIQEGVESEVSTEEASLIDELTQANFRIEELEQLLADALAKVEEQKDSVIRAAAEVDNIRRRAAMDVEKANKFALEKFANELLPVLDNMERALQGTNPQDETTKAIYEGVELTQKSLLTAVAKFGVKPIDPQGQAFNPDQHQAIGMQPSAEFPANTVMLVMQKGYELNSRLLRPAMVMVSQGGPSQEINIEA, from the coding sequence ATGAGCAACGAGTCGATTAAAGCAGAACAGGATCTGATCCAAGAGGGTGTAGAGTCTGAAGTTTCTACCGAAGAAGCGAGTCTGATTGACGAGCTTACCCAAGCCAATTTCCGTATTGAAGAGCTGGAACAGTTACTCGCTGACGCTTTGGCGAAAGTTGAAGAGCAAAAAGATTCAGTTATCCGTGCTGCTGCTGAAGTAGACAACATTCGTCGTCGCGCGGCGATGGATGTGGAAAAGGCTAACAAATTTGCATTGGAAAAATTCGCCAACGAATTACTGCCAGTGTTAGACAATATGGAACGTGCACTGCAAGGCACCAATCCGCAGGATGAAACCACCAAGGCGATTTACGAAGGTGTTGAGCTCACGCAAAAGAGCTTGTTAACCGCCGTGGCTAAGTTTGGGGTAAAACCTATCGATCCACAGGGTCAAGCCTTCAACCCTGACCAACATCAAGCTATTGGTATGCAGCCAAGTGCTGAATTCCCTGCCAATACCGTGATGTTAGTGATGCAAAAGGGTTATGAGCTAAACAGCCGTTTACTGCGTCCAGCCATGGTCATGGTGTCACAGGGCGGCCCTAGCCAAGAAATCAACATTGAAGCCTAA
- the nadK gene encoding NAD(+) kinase: MTTKFHTIGLIGKPHHPGTNQTLKRLHHWLTVQGYEVLVEERVASELGTHIVAVDLLEIGARCDLAIVVGGDGNMLGAARVLARFDVGVIGVNRGNLGFLTDLPPDAFEEALAKVLDGEFDTEHRFLLEAEVYRHGMLKASNTAVNEAVLHPGKIAHMIEFEVYIDNQFMYSQRADGMIVSTPTGSTAYALSAGGAILTPNLQALILVPMFPHTLSCRPIVVDACSTIKMVVSPENGENLEVSCDGHVHLAVLPGDEIIVRRSSEQLRLIHPKGHNYFHVLRSKLGWGSKLF; encoded by the coding sequence ATGACCACAAAGTTCCACACCATTGGCCTGATTGGCAAGCCACACCACCCAGGGACAAATCAAACCCTCAAACGTCTGCACCACTGGCTGACTGTGCAAGGGTATGAAGTTCTCGTGGAAGAGCGTGTTGCCAGCGAGTTGGGAACCCATATAGTGGCGGTCGATTTATTAGAGATTGGCGCACGCTGCGATTTAGCCATAGTCGTGGGTGGTGATGGCAATATGCTCGGTGCCGCTAGAGTGCTGGCACGCTTCGATGTGGGCGTGATAGGTGTTAACCGTGGCAATCTCGGTTTTTTAACGGATTTACCGCCCGATGCCTTTGAAGAAGCCCTCGCCAAAGTGCTGGATGGGGAATTTGATACCGAACACCGCTTTTTACTCGAGGCCGAGGTCTATCGCCATGGCATGTTAAAAGCGAGCAATACCGCCGTCAATGAAGCGGTACTCCATCCGGGTAAAATCGCCCATATGATTGAGTTTGAAGTCTATATAGACAACCAATTCATGTACAGTCAGCGCGCGGATGGCATGATAGTCTCAACGCCAACAGGTTCTACCGCCTATGCCTTATCTGCGGGCGGTGCAATCCTCACACCCAATTTACAGGCATTAATCCTAGTGCCTATGTTTCCGCATACCTTGTCGTGCCGCCCCATTGTGGTCGATGCCTGCAGCACCATTAAGATGGTCGTTTCCCCTGAAAATGGCGAAAACTTAGAGGTAAGTTGCGATGGCCACGTACATTTAGCCGTATTGCCAGGCGATGAAATCATAGTGCGCCGCAGCTCTGAGCAACTCAGGCTTATTCATCCTAAAGGCCATAATTACTTCCATGTGTTACGGAGTAAACTCGGCTGGGGCAGTAAATTGTTTTAA